From Electrophorus electricus isolate fEleEle1 chromosome 8, fEleEle1.pri, whole genome shotgun sequence, the proteins below share one genomic window:
- the efna1a gene encoding ephrin-A1a: MDLLWRSCIVATVCVWLTSGERHSVFWNSTNPKFQWGDYAVKVRLNDYLDIVCPHYPLGEVASQDAERYVLYMVERGDYEACRPQSYEQLRWECDHPFAPHAPEKFSEKFQRFTPFTLGKEFRPGESYYYISKPLHHHGQECLKLRVDVVVNDGSQEARVGPGRGTKTGAGGAHTPSNRLPADDPVIDLPEVQKSVRRNSAVTTASLPALTASLSVLLLLL; the protein is encoded by the exons ATGGATTTGCTGTGGCGCTCCTGTATTGTAGCGACTGTTTGCGTTTGGCTGACGTCTGGCGAGAGACACAGTGTTTTCTGGAACAGCACTAACCCAAA GTTCCAATGGGGCGATTATGCCGTGAAGGTGCGCCTGAACGACTATCTGGACATTGTGTGTCCACACTACCCACTGGGTGAGGTGGCATCACAGGACGCCGAGCGCTACGTGCTCTACATGGTGGAGCGGGGTGACTATGAGGCCTGCCGACCGCAGTCGTACGAGCAGCTGCGCTGGGAGTGCGACCATCCATTCGCGCCTCATGCCCCTGAGAAATTCTCTGAGAAGTTCCAGCGCTTCACACCCTTCACACTGGGCAAGGAGTTCCGCCCGGGCGAGAGCTACTATTACATCT CTAAGCCTCTACACCACCATGGACAGGAGTGTTTGAAGCTGAGGGTGGATGTGGTGGTCAATGACG GATCCCAAGAAGCTAGGGTTGGTCCAGGCAGAGGAACTAAGACCGGAGCCGGAGGAGCTCATACGCCCTCCAACAGGTTGCCAGCAG ATGATCCTGTCATAGACCTACCAGAGGTGCAGAAAAGTGTGCGAAGGAACTCTGCAGTCACAACAGCATCATTGCCTGCTCTTACAGCATCACTCTCTGTACTGCTGCTCTTACTGTGA
- the dpm3 gene encoding dolichol-phosphate mannosyltransferase subunit 3, translating into MTSSLCVCITSSELAQSLPVSFTMTKLLEWLFAVSLVGVAWGLVTFDLLDFQFPAVYREVAWPMPVYLLVVFGCYSLATVGYRVATFNDCEEAARELQGQIQEAKEDLKKKGLKI; encoded by the exons ATGACATCATCATTGTGCGTATGCATTACAAGCAGTGAGCTGGCTCAGAG CCTTCCAGTGTCCTTCACCATGACCAAACTTCTTGAGTGGCTTTTTGCTGTGTCGCTGGTTGGTGTTGCATGGGGACTGGTCACCTTTGACCTCTTGGACTTTCAGTTTCCAGCAGTGTACAGGGAGGTCGCCTGGCCGATGCCCGTGTACCTGCTGGTGGTGTTTGGATGTTATTCGCTGGCAACAGTTGGCTACAGAGTGGCTACCTTTAATGACTGTGAGGAGGCAGCCAGAGAGCTGCAGGGGCAGATACAAGAGGCAAAAGAGGACTTGAAGAAGAAAGGACTGAAGATCTGA